The Salinibaculum sp. SYNS191 genome has a window encoding:
- the dapB gene encoding 4-hydroxy-tetrahydrodipicolinate reductase: protein MTTLGVNGAAGRMGQAVVEAAGERDDVSVAFGIDVDADADAPVPVYEPAETADALAEHDPDAVVDFTVPDSTVDLAGACAEAGVALVVGTTGVDEDQLSVLQEASEATPLLKATNFSRGIQALLRALGPALEALEGYDVEVMETHHNQKRDAPSGTAKTILEEIAEHRDFETVAGREGIQPREEGEVGMLVRRAGDIRGEHEVILADNDEVLSLSHRAEDRGVFAAGAIDAAVWLAEQNPGWYSFGDVIDES from the coding sequence ATGACGACGCTGGGCGTCAACGGCGCTGCCGGGCGGATGGGGCAGGCGGTCGTCGAGGCCGCCGGCGAGCGCGACGACGTATCGGTCGCCTTCGGCATCGACGTCGACGCCGACGCGGATGCGCCCGTACCCGTCTACGAGCCCGCGGAAACCGCTGACGCGCTGGCCGAGCACGACCCCGACGCCGTCGTCGACTTCACGGTGCCGGACTCGACCGTGGACCTCGCGGGAGCCTGCGCCGAGGCCGGCGTCGCCCTCGTCGTCGGGACGACGGGCGTCGACGAGGACCAGCTATCGGTCCTACAGGAGGCCAGCGAGGCGACGCCGCTGCTCAAGGCGACGAACTTCTCGCGGGGCATCCAGGCGCTGCTCCGCGCGCTCGGGCCCGCGCTGGAAGCCCTGGAGGGCTACGACGTGGAGGTCATGGAGACCCACCACAACCAGAAGCGGGACGCACCGAGCGGCACCGCGAAGACAATCCTCGAAGAAATCGCCGAGCACCGCGACTTCGAGACAGTTGCCGGCCGCGAGGGCATCCAGCCCCGCGAGGAGGGAGAGGTCGGGATGCTCGTCCGGCGCGCGGGCGACATCCGCGGCGAGCACGAGGTCATCCTCGCCGACAACGACGAGGTGCTCTCTCTCAGCCACCGCGCCGAGGACCGCGGCGTGTTCGCCGCTGGGGCCATCGACGCGGCGGTCTGGCTGGCGGAGCAAAACCCCGGTTGGTATAGCTTCGGAGACGTAATCGACGAGTCATGA
- a CDS encoding 2,3,4,5-tetrahydropyridine-2,6-dicarboxylate N-succinyltransferase, which produces MSLQSDIEHLWERYDDGLTAADATDEDLTVLAEFLEALEAGEVRAAEKRDTAAQSAAGSQPSAGNGEWQANEWVKQGVLLNFGLHEISQYEYGGVTYNDVLPLLDTSDLGDRGSRNTPDGTTVRRGAYLGEDVIMMSPSFVNIGAHVGDGTLVDSCDTVGSCAQIGENVKLGANTLIGGVLEPVENAPVIVEDGASLGAGCRVTSGFVVGENSVVGENTLLTPRIPVYDLVEEEVVYGHLPPERRAFSRFVESSISDHDMFDGGAYKPAVVATDIEQETLEGTEREDALRE; this is translated from the coding sequence ATGAGTCTGCAATCCGACATCGAACATCTGTGGGAGCGGTACGACGACGGACTGACGGCGGCCGACGCCACCGACGAGGACCTGACCGTGCTCGCGGAGTTCCTCGAAGCCCTGGAGGCCGGCGAGGTCCGCGCCGCCGAGAAGCGCGACACCGCTGCACAAAGCGCAGCGGGGTCCCAGCCGTCGGCTGGGAACGGCGAGTGGCAGGCAAACGAGTGGGTCAAGCAGGGCGTCCTGCTCAACTTCGGCCTGCACGAGATTTCCCAGTACGAGTACGGCGGCGTCACCTACAACGACGTGCTGCCGCTGCTGGACACCAGCGACCTCGGCGACCGCGGGTCCCGCAACACGCCGGACGGCACCACCGTCCGCCGCGGGGCCTACCTGGGCGAGGACGTCATCATGATGAGCCCCTCCTTCGTCAACATCGGGGCGCACGTCGGCGATGGGACGCTGGTGGACTCCTGTGACACGGTCGGCTCGTGTGCCCAAATCGGCGAGAACGTGAAACTCGGCGCGAACACGCTCATCGGCGGCGTCCTCGAACCGGTCGAGAACGCGCCGGTCATCGTCGAGGACGGCGCGTCCCTGGGCGCGGGCTGTCGCGTCACCAGCGGCTTCGTCGTCGGCGAGAACAGCGTCGTCGGCGAGAACACGCTGCTGACGCCGCGCATCCCGGTCTACGACCTCGTCGAGGAGGAGGTCGTCTACGGTCACCTCCCGCCGGAGCGCCGGGCCTTCTCGCGGTTCGTCGAGTCCTCCATCAGCGACCACGACATGTTCGACGGCGGCGCGTACAAGCCCGCCGTCGTCGCGACGGACATCGAACAGGAGACCCTGGAGGGGACCGAGCGCGAGGACGCGCTGCGGGAGTGA
- the lysA gene encoding diaminopimelate decarboxylase, which translates to MSQATSPPIRRLADWDHERLERLAAEHGTPLYVVDLNRVQANYRRFAGAFPDAHVMYAAKAHTGRAVLSALLDAGADIECAARGELQRAIEAGADPDTLQYTAVNPPAADLDYATDLAADHPGLTITGGATDTFDRLEERGYDGRVAIRVNPGIGTGHHEKVATGKDAKFGIPYDQVPAVAADVAERFDLVGIHAHAGSGVLHDDLDDHCRAIAKVADMGRTVEDQVGDLEFVDFGGGFGVPYREDEEPLDMAVVGEKVRDAVGDLNAQIKLEPGRYVVADAELILTDVNTVKETPATTVVGVDASLATLIRPAMFDSYHPIRNVSAPDREAEPVSVGGPCCTSADVFCTDRPVARPERGDLLAIGNAGAYGYELANQFHSQPRPAEVAIAGDEERVVRRRETLDDVTRLEQD; encoded by the coding sequence ATGAGTCAGGCCACGTCGCCGCCGATACGTCGCCTCGCGGACTGGGACCACGAGCGGCTGGAACGCCTCGCCGCCGAGCACGGGACGCCGCTGTACGTCGTCGACCTCAACCGCGTGCAGGCGAACTACCGCCGCTTCGCCGGGGCCTTCCCGGACGCGCACGTCATGTACGCAGCGAAGGCCCACACCGGCCGTGCGGTCCTCTCGGCGCTGCTGGACGCCGGCGCGGACATCGAGTGTGCCGCCCGGGGCGAACTCCAGCGGGCCATCGAGGCCGGTGCGGACCCGGACACGCTACAGTACACCGCAGTCAACCCGCCCGCGGCGGACCTGGACTACGCGACCGACCTGGCGGCCGACCACCCGGGACTCACCATCACCGGCGGCGCGACGGACACCTTCGACCGCCTCGAAGAACGCGGCTACGACGGCCGCGTCGCCATCCGCGTCAACCCCGGCATCGGCACCGGCCACCACGAGAAGGTCGCCACCGGCAAGGACGCGAAGTTCGGCATCCCCTACGACCAGGTACCGGCGGTGGCCGCGGACGTCGCCGAGCGGTTCGACCTCGTCGGCATCCACGCCCACGCCGGCAGCGGCGTCCTCCACGACGACTTAGACGACCACTGCCGCGCCATCGCGAAGGTGGCGGACATGGGCCGTACCGTCGAAGACCAGGTCGGCGATCTAGAGTTCGTGGACTTCGGCGGCGGCTTCGGCGTCCCCTACCGCGAGGACGAGGAACCCCTGGACATGGCTGTCGTCGGCGAGAAGGTCCGCGACGCCGTCGGCGACCTGAACGCGCAGATAAAGCTCGAACCCGGGCGCTACGTCGTCGCCGACGCGGAACTCATCCTGACCGACGTGAACACGGTCAAGGAGACGCCGGCGACGACCGTCGTGGGCGTCGACGCCTCGCTGGCGACGCTCATCCGTCCGGCGATGTTCGACTCCTACCACCCGATTCGGAACGTCTCAGCGCCAGACCGCGAGGCCGAACCGGTCTCGGTCGGCGGACCATGCTGTACGAGCGCCGACGTGTTCTGCACGGACCGGCCGGTCGCTCGACCCGAGCGCGGGGACCTGCTGGCAATCGGCAACGCTGGCGCGTACGGCTACGAACTCGCCAACCAGTTCCACTCCCAGCCCCGGCCGGCGGAAGTCGCTATCGCAGGCGACGAGGAACGGGTCGTCCGGCGGCGCGAGACGCTGGACGACGTGACGCGCCTGGAGCAAGACTGA
- a CDS encoding type II toxin-antitoxin system HicB family antitoxin has protein sequence MAATVEITEEDGSYTAVDTDSGVSASGESKALALMSLAVALEDSDEERNEDTETALRSLAERTQRRFENESITEDDVEDAIAWARSE, from the coding sequence ATGGCCGCAACGGTCGAGATAACCGAAGAAGATGGCAGTTACACTGCCGTCGACACCGACTCGGGCGTCTCCGCCAGCGGAGAATCGAAGGCGCTGGCGCTGATGTCCCTCGCCGTCGCTCTGGAAGACAGCGACGAGGAACGGAATGAGGATACCGAGACAGCGTTGCGCTCGCTGGCGGAGCGGACACAGCGTCGGTTCGAAAATGAGAGCATCACCGAAGACGACGTCGAGGACGCAATTGCATGGGCCCGGTCCGAGTAG
- a CDS encoding putative toxin-antitoxin system toxin component, PIN family — protein sequence MGPVRVVCDTNVFISAFGFGGTPLEAVLRACRSDCRIVVSEQTLAELGRVMQYTRLPFTDEERGQYLSVLTREAERVDPDAEPNVIERDPDDNAFLACATAAQADYVVSGDEHLLALGKYRDTEIVTPAGFLERIQ from the coding sequence ATGGGCCCGGTCCGAGTAGTCTGCGACACCAACGTCTTCATTTCCGCGTTCGGCTTCGGTGGCACACCCCTGGAGGCAGTGCTCCGAGCGTGTCGATCGGACTGTCGAATCGTAGTGTCGGAGCAAACGTTAGCGGAGTTGGGACGCGTCATGCAGTACACTCGGTTACCATTCACCGACGAGGAGCGAGGCCAGTATCTCTCGGTTCTCACCAGGGAGGCCGAGCGAGTGGACCCCGACGCCGAACCGAACGTTATCGAGCGCGACCCGGACGACAACGCGTTTCTCGCCTGTGCGACAGCAGCACAGGCCGATTACGTGGTTTCCGGTGACGAGCACCTGCTGGCCCTTGGAAAATACCGGGACACCGAAATCGTAACACCTGCAGGCTTCCTCGAACGTATCCAATGA
- a CDS encoding M20 family metallopeptidase produces the protein MSYDVDDFHRAAIETPSHEDVDAMRDLLVETLEREGTDPTVDDLGNVLATRGSGDPHVVLNTHIDTVPPHVGYERDGDVVRGRGACDAKGPLATFLAAFFDADVQNGRLTLAISPNEETTQTGGAHLGETLDADSVIVGEPTGLDVCTAARGQFEGAVTIRGESAHAADPASGKNAIRAATVVVQGMETYDDQYGPGEHDLLGWPTLTPTLIEGGEATNQVPGECTVTFDRRSVPPESVDEFVVELEEHLYSLLPRGMDLSVSLLRPDMPYPEAFETDADAPVVHALQSASGGEIRPFGAATEASYFAADAPTVVFGPGVLADDEGPVAHAEREYVDRRDVHRAADVVSEAVSDLLG, from the coding sequence ATGAGCTACGACGTCGACGACTTCCACCGCGCGGCAATCGAGACCCCGTCCCACGAGGACGTAGACGCGATGCGGGACCTCCTCGTCGAGACGCTGGAGCGAGAGGGGACTGACCCCACCGTTGACGACCTCGGCAACGTCCTCGCCACCCGCGGCAGCGGCGACCCGCACGTCGTCCTGAACACCCACATCGACACCGTGCCGCCCCACGTCGGCTACGAGCGCGACGGGGACGTCGTACGCGGCCGGGGAGCCTGCGACGCGAAAGGACCGCTCGCCACCTTCCTCGCCGCGTTCTTCGACGCTGACGTCCAGAACGGCCGCCTGACGCTCGCCATCTCGCCGAACGAGGAGACGACACAGACCGGGGGCGCACACCTTGGGGAGACGCTGGACGCTGACAGCGTTATCGTCGGCGAACCGACCGGCCTCGACGTGTGTACGGCCGCCCGCGGCCAGTTCGAGGGGGCGGTGACGATTCGCGGCGAGAGCGCCCACGCCGCCGACCCCGCGAGCGGGAAAAACGCCATCCGTGCCGCGACGGTCGTCGTCCAGGGCATGGAGACCTACGACGACCAGTACGGCCCCGGCGAGCACGACCTGCTGGGGTGGCCGACGCTGACCCCGACCCTCATCGAGGGCGGCGAGGCGACCAATCAGGTTCCCGGCGAGTGTACCGTCACCTTCGACCGGCGCTCCGTGCCGCCGGAGTCCGTCGACGAGTTCGTCGTCGAACTGGAGGAGCACCTCTACAGCCTGCTGCCCCGCGGGATGGACCTCTCCGTGTCGCTGCTGCGTCCTGACATGCCGTACCCCGAGGCGTTCGAGACGGACGCGGACGCGCCAGTCGTGCACGCGCTCCAGTCCGCCAGTGGCGGCGAAATCCGACCATTCGGCGCTGCGACGGAGGCCTCCTACTTCGCGGCCGACGCCCCGACGGTCGTCTTCGGCCCCGGCGTCCTGGCAGACGACGAGGGGCCGGTCGCCCACGCGGAACGGGAGTACGTCGACCGGCGGGACGTCCACCGGGCCGCGGACGTGGTGTCGGAGGCCGTCTCCGACTTGCTGGGCTGA
- a CDS encoding ABC transporter ATP-binding protein, whose translation MSAITVTDLSKNYDGVLANDAVSFEVAEGEVFGYLGPNGAGKTTTIRTLMGFQTATDGTATLLGADIHDEDAMVAARERVGYLPSNPGFDETATGAEILDLHASIKGDSRRAELLDLFEVPLDRAVRSYSTGQKQKLGLVQAFMHDPDLVVMDEPTAGLDPLMQQRFNEFVHVEKRAGTTIFLSSHVLSEVRRVCDRVGIIRDGEMVTVESVEDLLHRSGKFVRLRVAADLAEADIDLDGAHDVSVQAVDESYAETAIAAGGGVDAETVTELTFTYTGDFDSLVDFADGYHVLELDVEEAPLEQVFMQFYGGGDDTAVPGGAA comes from the coding sequence ATGAGCGCGATTACCGTCACGGACCTGAGCAAGAACTACGACGGGGTGCTCGCGAACGACGCGGTGTCCTTCGAGGTCGCGGAGGGTGAGGTGTTCGGCTACCTCGGGCCGAACGGGGCCGGGAAGACGACGACCATCCGGACGCTGATGGGCTTCCAGACGGCGACAGACGGAACCGCGACGTTGCTCGGCGCGGACATCCACGACGAGGACGCGATGGTCGCAGCGAGAGAGCGCGTCGGGTACCTCCCGTCGAATCCCGGCTTCGACGAGACGGCAACCGGAGCCGAGATTCTGGACCTCCACGCGTCGATAAAGGGCGACTCGCGGCGGGCGGAACTGCTCGACCTCTTCGAGGTCCCGCTCGACCGCGCCGTCCGCAGCTACTCGACCGGCCAGAAGCAGAAGCTCGGCCTCGTCCAGGCGTTCATGCACGACCCGGACCTGGTGGTCATGGACGAGCCGACGGCGGGGCTGGACCCGCTGATGCAACAGCGGTTCAACGAGTTCGTCCACGTCGAGAAGCGCGCGGGGACGACCATCTTTCTGTCCTCGCACGTCCTGAGCGAGGTCCGCCGCGTCTGCGACCGGGTCGGCATCATCCGCGACGGGGAGATGGTGACCGTCGAGAGCGTCGAGGACCTCCTGCACCGCAGCGGGAAGTTCGTTCGCTTGCGGGTCGCTGCCGACCTCGCGGAGGCTGACATCGACCTCGACGGCGCTCACGACGTGTCCGTGCAGGCGGTCGACGAGTCCTACGCGGAGACGGCGATTGCTGCCGGCGGGGGGGTCGACGCGGAGACGGTGACCGAACTCACGTTCACGTACACCGGCGATTTCGACTCGCTCGTCGACTTCGCCGACGGCTATCACGTCCTCGAACTGGACGTCGAGGAGGCGCCCCTCGAACAGGTGTTCATGCAGTTCTACGGCGGCGGAGACGATACCGCCGTCCCCGGAGGTGCGGCCTGA
- a CDS encoding ABC transporter permease subunit — MFEFSRYYGRRRVRGSAALTAGLAILTGLYIYLFPSISSSIDLDAYIQGMPPALRAAFGIQSLSTIEGFLAAELYAFGWVLLLGLYLAYSAAGLIADDVEDGRMDMLLALPVTRSKVVLEKFSAVLVPIAIANVVLPVFVYFGVLAIGETISVADLVMVHLLSVPYLLTTGAIGLVASVIFDRTSLAQRAAMGVVFGLFLVDSVVTNTDFAALGALSPTRYYDPAAVLVESQWDVTGAVVLLVAALALVLVGRTLFQRKDIA; from the coding sequence ATGTTCGAGTTCAGCCGCTACTACGGCCGTCGCCGCGTCAGGGGGTCGGCCGCGCTGACCGCCGGACTGGCGATTCTGACGGGTCTCTACATCTACCTGTTCCCCAGCATCTCGTCGAGCATCGACCTCGACGCCTACATCCAGGGCATGCCACCTGCGCTGCGGGCCGCCTTCGGGATCCAGTCGCTGAGTACCATCGAGGGCTTCCTCGCCGCCGAACTGTACGCCTTCGGCTGGGTGCTGTTACTCGGGCTCTATCTGGCCTACAGCGCCGCGGGGCTCATCGCCGACGACGTGGAAGACGGGCGGATGGACATGCTGCTCGCCCTGCCGGTCACGCGGTCGAAGGTCGTCCTGGAGAAGTTCTCCGCCGTGCTCGTTCCCATCGCAATCGCGAACGTCGTCCTGCCGGTGTTCGTCTACTTCGGCGTCCTCGCCATCGGCGAGACCATCTCGGTGGCCGACCTCGTGATGGTGCACCTGCTGTCGGTGCCGTACCTGCTGACGACGGGCGCCATCGGCCTCGTCGCCTCCGTCATCTTCGACCGGACGAGCCTCGCACAGCGGGCAGCGATGGGGGTCGTCTTCGGGCTGTTCCTCGTCGACTCCGTCGTCACGAACACCGACTTCGCGGCGCTGGGCGCGCTCTCGCCGACGCGGTACTACGACCCCGCCGCAGTCCTCGTGGAGTCCCAGTGGGACGTGACCGGCGCGGTCGTGTTGCTCGTGGCAGCGCTCGCGCTCGTGCTCGTCGGCCGAACGCTGTTCCAGCGGAAGGATATCGCATGA
- a CDS encoding TetR/AcrR family transcriptional regulator: MSGGFSEAERERIRERLVAEGRELFARYGLKKTTIGELTEPVGIANGTFYQFFDSKTDLYVEILEREGEEMLPRLIAPLEEEDDPETAIVEFLTALMDEIETNPLVRRLLVEPDEMEMLRDYHTEEELARDREESLGYMLPYVEAWYEAGEVTGPSPRLVASAIRSVSFLTLHQEDIGEDLYGETRDLVIRSVAAGLTAD; this comes from the coding sequence ATGAGCGGCGGATTCAGCGAGGCCGAGCGCGAGCGCATCCGCGAACGGCTCGTCGCCGAGGGACGGGAGCTGTTCGCCCGCTACGGGCTCAAGAAGACCACCATCGGAGAGCTGACGGAACCAGTCGGCATCGCCAACGGCACCTTCTACCAGTTCTTCGACTCCAAGACCGACCTCTACGTCGAGATTCTGGAACGGGAGGGCGAGGAGATGCTGCCCCGCCTCATCGCGCCGCTGGAGGAGGAGGACGACCCCGAGACCGCAATCGTCGAGTTCCTGACGGCGCTGATGGACGAGATAGAGACGAATCCGCTGGTGCGCCGGCTGCTGGTCGAACCCGACGAGATGGAGATGCTCAGGGACTACCACACCGAGGAGGAACTGGCACGGGACCGCGAGGAGTCGCTGGGGTACATGCTGCCGTACGTCGAGGCGTGGTACGAGGCCGGCGAAGTCACGGGGCCGAGTCCGCGACTCGTCGCCAGCGCAATTCGGTCGGTGTCGTTCCTGACGCTCCACCAGGAGGACATCGGCGAAGACCTGTACGGCGAGACCCGGGACCTCGTGATTCGGTCGGTCGCTGCCGGGCTGACGGCCGACTGA
- the purB gene encoding adenylosuccinate lyase, whose amino-acid sequence MTDRAAVQAVSPLDGRYARYTEPLVPYASEQALMRARVRVEVEYLLALADLDATPLSIDADQRAHLRSLYEVFDADDADVVKQLETEGYAGYSATNHDVKAVEYFVREGLPADLDAAQWIHFGLTSEDVNNLAHRLLVKPAVEEVLVPELREVRDTLAGMAREYRDLPMLARTHGQPATPTTFGKEMAVYASRLGRSLARIDAAAADLSGKLAGASGTYAAHHAAYPDVDWPAFSESFVTGLGLEHEPLTTQVNPCDDLAAVFDAVRGANNVLLDLDLDTWLYVSDRYLGQEAVEGETGSSTMPHKVNPIDFENSEGNLSKANSDLVFLGDYVTTSRLQRDLSDSTVKRNVGAAFSHCLIGYSKCQNGLAKVVPNEHVMREELEKTPEIIGEAVQTILRREGHTDAYERVKALTRGRDVTIEDFHDLFADLDVPADVREELQALTPAGYTGVADELVDGLSE is encoded by the coding sequence ATGACCGACCGCGCCGCCGTCCAGGCCGTCTCGCCGCTCGACGGCCGCTACGCACGCTACACCGAACCGCTGGTCCCCTACGCCAGCGAGCAGGCGCTCATGCGGGCCCGCGTCCGCGTCGAGGTGGAGTACCTGCTCGCGCTCGCGGACCTCGACGCCACGCCGCTGTCGATAGACGCCGACCAGCGCGCCCACCTGCGTTCGCTGTACGAGGTCTTCGACGCAGACGACGCCGACGTCGTCAAACAGCTCGAAACGGAGGGATACGCCGGGTACTCGGCCACCAACCACGACGTGAAGGCCGTCGAGTACTTCGTCCGCGAGGGCCTGCCGGCGGACCTCGACGCCGCCCAGTGGATTCACTTCGGGCTGACCAGCGAGGACGTGAACAACCTCGCACACCGCCTGCTCGTCAAGCCCGCCGTCGAGGAGGTGCTGGTCCCCGAACTCCGCGAGGTCCGGGACACCCTCGCCGGGATGGCCCGCGAGTACCGCGACCTGCCGATGCTCGCCCGCACCCACGGCCAGCCAGCGACGCCGACCACCTTCGGCAAGGAGATGGCCGTCTACGCCTCCCGCCTCGGTCGCTCGCTCGCACGCATCGACGCGGCCGCTGCCGACCTCTCGGGCAAACTCGCCGGCGCGAGCGGGACCTACGCCGCCCACCACGCCGCCTACCCCGACGTGGACTGGCCGGCCTTTTCGGAGTCGTTCGTCACCGGCCTCGGTCTGGAGCACGAACCGCTGACGACGCAGGTCAACCCCTGCGACGACCTGGCCGCGGTCTTCGACGCCGTCCGCGGCGCGAACAACGTCCTGCTGGACCTGGACCTCGACACCTGGCTGTACGTCTCCGACCGCTACCTCGGCCAGGAGGCCGTCGAGGGCGAGACCGGGTCGTCGACGATGCCCCACAAGGTCAACCCGATAGACTTCGAGAACAGCGAGGGCAACCTCTCGAAGGCCAACTCCGATCTGGTCTTCCTCGGCGACTACGTCACCACGTCACGCCTCCAGCGGGACCTCTCGGACTCGACGGTCAAGCGCAACGTCGGGGCCGCCTTCTCCCACTGTCTCATCGGCTACAGCAAGTGCCAGAACGGCCTCGCGAAGGTCGTCCCCAACGAACACGTCATGCGGGAGGAACTGGAGAAGACGCCCGAAATCATCGGCGAGGCCGTCCAGACCATCCTCCGCCGGGAGGGCCACACCGACGCCTACGAGCGGGTCAAGGCACTCACCCGCGGCCGCGACGTGACCATCGAGGACTTCCACGACCTCTTCGCGGACCTCGACGTGCCCGCCGACGTGCGCGAGGAACTCCAGGCGCTGACGCCCGCCGGCTACACCGGCGTCGCCGACGAACTGGTTGACGGACTCTCGGAGTGA
- a CDS encoding PrsW family intramembrane metalloprotease, translated as MTDDQRDPVEDALGDRYDLYDVATWDVRSRLDVFAVRLTAALRTARTWLLVVTAGVLFLAQLAIGGLLVVEQPILGGLALVSIVPALALTGYFWYGDPTRREPVELLAITFLLSLLFASFAAIVNSLFAPAFELFGIVGLALFFFVVVAPVEETVKWLAVRVHAYKTDSFDTVVDGVVYGAVAGLGFAAIENLVYILNIYLTTAEAGIATPLAPAVDVAYLRAFVGPGHVIYSAFAGYYLGLAKFNPENRGPIVVKGLVIAAFIHATYNSLVTVLPLTQMGFVAFVVVYDGLWLLVLYRKIARYRSLYEEARTSGPGRTGGPETAPPRSEFESETDDGREAERDEAPPERPRRDWESGPSVEERTGEEGREGR; from the coding sequence ATGACCGACGACCAGCGCGACCCCGTCGAGGACGCGCTCGGGGACCGCTACGACCTCTACGACGTCGCGACGTGGGACGTCAGGTCCCGCCTCGACGTGTTCGCCGTCCGGCTGACGGCCGCGCTCCGCACCGCCCGGACCTGGCTGCTCGTCGTCACCGCTGGCGTCCTCTTTCTCGCACAGCTCGCCATCGGTGGCCTGCTCGTCGTCGAACAGCCCATCCTCGGCGGTCTCGCGCTCGTCTCCATCGTCCCGGCGCTGGCACTGACTGGCTACTTCTGGTACGGTGATCCGACGAGACGGGAGCCGGTCGAACTGCTCGCTATCACCTTCCTCCTCAGTCTGCTCTTTGCCAGTTTCGCGGCTATCGTCAACAGCCTGTTCGCCCCGGCCTTCGAACTCTTCGGCATCGTCGGGCTCGCGCTCTTTTTCTTCGTCGTCGTTGCGCCGGTCGAGGAGACGGTCAAGTGGCTGGCCGTGCGCGTCCACGCCTACAAGACCGACTCGTTCGACACCGTGGTCGACGGCGTTGTCTACGGGGCCGTCGCCGGCCTCGGCTTCGCCGCCATCGAGAACCTGGTTTACATCCTCAACATCTACCTCACGACGGCCGAGGCTGGCATCGCTACCCCGCTCGCCCCTGCGGTAGACGTGGCCTACCTCCGCGCGTTCGTCGGGCCGGGCCACGTCATCTACTCGGCGTTCGCCGGCTACTACCTCGGCCTCGCCAAGTTCAACCCCGAGAACCGCGGCCCCATCGTCGTCAAGGGGCTGGTCATCGCTGCCTTCATCCACGCTACCTACAACTCGCTGGTGACCGTCCTCCCGCTCACGCAGATGGGTTTCGTCGCCTTCGTCGTCGTCTACGACGGCCTCTGGCTGCTCGTCCTCTACCGGAAGATAGCCAGGTATCGCTCGCTCTACGAGGAGGCCCGGACCAGCGGTCCCGGCCGGACAGGCGGCCCCGAGACCGCACCGCCACGGTCCGAGTTCGAATCCGAGACCGACGACGGGCGGGAGGCCGAACGCGACGAAGCGCCGCCGGAGCGGCCCCGGCGGGACTGGGAGTCGGGGCCGTCCGTCGAGGAGCGGACCGGGGAGGAGGGCCGCGAGGGGAGGTGA
- a CDS encoding winged helix-turn-helix domain-containing protein: protein MSEDCDIEDIAGLLEDATVRTILTATSVEPMDANTLSERCGVSEPTIYRRLEELRDCDLIEEQTRPDPTGGHHHKVFTPRLERVTIELRNGELTLEVTRERDAADRFTDLIEGM from the coding sequence GTGAGTGAGGATTGCGACATCGAGGACATCGCCGGACTCCTCGAGGACGCGACGGTCAGGACAATCCTCACAGCAACGAGTGTCGAACCGATGGACGCGAACACACTGAGCGAACGATGCGGCGTCTCGGAACCCACCATCTACCGCCGGCTGGAGGAACTGCGGGACTGTGACCTCATCGAGGAACAGACCCGACCGGACCCGACCGGGGGCCACCACCACAAGGTGTTCACTCCGCGGCTGGAACGGGTCACCATCGAACTCAGAAACGGCGAACTGACACTGGAGGTGACCCGGGAACGCGACGCCGCCGACCGGTTCACCGACCTCATCGAGGGAATGTAA
- a CDS encoding DUF7521 family protein: protein MLPLQLSPPDVPSWARLVSQSINLVTALVGLLIAYQAYRGYRRNQSRPMFYIAVGFILTVGLPFVLLVPTLLLADVEPLLVGLIFVRDIATLVGLAAILYALRMPVGGG, encoded by the coding sequence ATGCTACCGCTCCAACTCTCCCCGCCGGACGTCCCGTCGTGGGCACGCCTGGTCTCCCAGAGCATCAACCTGGTCACGGCGCTGGTCGGCCTGCTCATCGCCTACCAGGCCTACCGGGGGTACCGCAGGAACCAGAGCCGCCCGATGTTCTACATCGCGGTCGGGTTCATCCTGACGGTCGGACTGCCCTTCGTCCTGCTCGTCCCGACGCTGCTGCTCGCCGACGTCGAGCCGCTGCTCGTGGGACTCATCTTCGTCCGGGACATCGCCACGCTGGTCGGTCTCGCGGCGATTCTCTACGCGCTGCGGATGCCGGTCGGTGGCGGATAG